One Plasmodium vinckei vinckei genome assembly, chromosome: PVVCY_09 genomic region harbors:
- a CDS encoding 60S ribosomal protein L36, putative, with protein sequence MGRKSTIKPSTGIAVGFNSGHIVTKRSVKKSIKKRATPKNRELINDVVREITGFSPYEKRLIELIKVGTSAATKRSLKYAKKKLGTHKRGKAKREEIQKIVMMQRRKAATDKH encoded by the exons atggGAAGAAAATCAACAATAAAGCCTTCAACTGGAATAGCAG tTGGTTTTAATAGCGGACATATAGTTACTAAAAGGAGTGTCAAgaaaagtataaaaaaaagagcaACACCAAAAAACAgagaattaataaatgatgTTGTTAGAGAAATAACTGGATTTAGTCCATATGAAAAAAGATTAATTGAATTGATAAAAGTAGGAACATCAGCTGCAACTAAAAGAAGCTTGAAAtatgctaaaaaaaaattaggtACACATAAAAGAGGAAAAGCAAAGAGAGAagaaattcaaaaaattgttatgaTGCAAAGAAGAAAAGCCGCAACCGATAAGCACtaa
- a CDS encoding pre-mRNA-processing factor 6, putative — MKSIKNGMYNFNPSKEDPFGKPPAGYVAGKGRGVTGFSGGVSRDDITEDKDKNDYSDFNYDEFHGYSESLFKDTEYDEEDKEADDIYEAIDSRMDVRRKSRRENKLKEEILKMRAQKPTIQEQFSDLKKNLANVTLEEWESIPNVLNYSRQKQKKMPKSYLPAPDSLIMNKLSETNSHLNFSGSSGNTSGLKTPLGMKTPLGLYTPIGLGFQTPLLKTSTSAGIDTPLFGKNNRSGSINSGLSTPFTLSGYATPFAISGYATPLNSSNISGYNTPLISGGANNANNASMLSLNDLGEARGTVLSVKLDELIDNVEGQTVIDPKGYLTNLNAKNLTSDSDIADINKARSLLKSVINTNRKHGPGWIAAARVEELAQRKDKAKEIIMKGCIECSKNEDVWLEAVRLEDKLSEAKIILAKAIKNIPTSVKLWLEAYKKEKNVQDKRKVLRKAIECIPNSVVLWKEAISLENENNAYILLKRAVECIPQCIEMWIALARLCKYSEAQKVLNEARKQIPTSAEIWINASKLEEKQGNINMVDVIIKRCIENLSQKNVVHERDKWIKFAEECEQSDFLHTCQSIIKNTMNIGVENLNKKRIYKQDAQNCINNKSLHTARCIYNEALKIFKTKKSLWLDLANLELTHGNQENVDDVLQRAVKNCPHSSVLWLMYAKQKWLNNEIDAARKILAESFMHNQNTEVISLAAVKLERENNEFERARVLLKKSRVQCNTPKIWMQSVQLERLLGNYDDAKELVHEALKIHKKFDKLYMIAGQIELEMVNLKENNVEQDEEENLTSAYDKAQQIYQQGLKFCPDSINLWLCAIDLQITKKSYTSARALVEKAKIKIKNIHSLSINTKVLKNKEIIESNEQYIHDEEITSNLNHSKNGDSNNDNISSSKNELENKNINASVKVIENYDLLWLKLIEIELLCNNKNINPIISEALKECPTSGILWSKAIELENKNLQNSKSVTAFNNCGNNSYVILIVAIIFWNNYKIVKARKWFHRAITLNPSFGDGWATFLAFEIDQENEINQKDIINKCIKAEPNRGYMWNKITKRRENWRLNYPQKMYKFIKERFPQVLNKPISENILKIISDENVVLPTSQTDENAEQTQKSNENDEDSTLDNTKNNKRKEASSKSAETAKKSRKKK, encoded by the exons atgaaaagcataaaaaacggtatgtataattttaacCCCTCAAAGGAAGACCCATTTGGGAAACCACCAGCTGGATATGTAGCTGGAAAGGGAAGAGGAGTAACAGGTTTTTCTGGGGGTGTTAGTAGAGATGACATTACAGAagataaagataaaaatgattattCTGATTTTAATTATGATGAATTTCACGGATATTCAGAGtcattatttaaagatACAGAATATGATGAAGAAGATAAAGAAGCAGATGATATTTATGAGGCTATTGATTCTCGTATGGATGTTCGAAGAAAAAGTAGGagagaaaataaattaaaagaagaaattttaaaaatgagaGCTCAAAAACCAACAATACAAGAACAATTTAGtgacttaaaaaaaaatctagCTAATGTTACATTAGAAGAATGGGAATCAATAccaaatgttttaaattattctcgtcaaaaacaaaaaaaaatgcccAAAAGTTATTTACCAGCACCAGATAGTCTTATTATGAATAAACTAAGTGAAACAAATTCACATCTAAATTTTTCAGGTTCATCAGGAAATACTAGTGGTCTTAAAACACCTCTTGGAATGAAAACCCCTTTAGGTTTATACACTCCTATAGGTCTAGGATTTCAAACACCTCTACTAAAAACATCAACAAGTGCAGGTATTGATACACCATTATTTGGAAAAAACAATAGAAGCGGATCAATTAATAGTGGGTTAAGTACACCTTTTACCCTCTCTGGGTATGCAACCCCTTTTGCTATTTCTGGATATGCAACTCCTTTGAATTCTTCAAATATAAGTGGATATAATACGCCACTAATTAGTGGAGGAGCTAATAATGCAAACAATGCAAGTATGCTATCTTTAAATGATTTGGGAGAAGCTAGAGGTACAGTACTTTCTGTAAAATTAGATGAACTTATTGATAATGTTGAAGGACAAACTGTTATTGATCCTAAAGGATatttaacaaatttaaatgcaaaaaatttaacaaGTGATTCTGATATTgcagatataaataaagcaagatcattattaaaatcaGTTATAAATACCAATAGAAAACATGGACCTGGATGGATTGCAGCTGCACGTGTTGAAGAACTAGCTCAAAGAAAAGATAAAGCaaaagaaattattatgaaagGCTGTATTGAATGTTCTAAAAATGAAGATGTATGGTTAGAAGCTGTAAGATTAGAAGATAAATTAAGTGAAgctaaaataattttggcAAAagcaattaaaaatattcctACATCTGTTAAATTATGGTTAGaggcatataaaaaagaaaaaaatgttcaaGATAAAAGAAAGGTTTTACGAAAAGCCATTGAATGTATTCCTAATTCGGTAGTTCTATGGAAAGAAGCTATTTCActtgaaaatgaaaataatgcatatatattgttaaaaAGAGCTGTTGAATGTATACCTCAATGTATAGAGATGTGGATTGCATTGGCACgattatgtaaatatagtGAAGCCCAAAAGGTTTTAAATGAAGCTAGGAAACAAATTCCAACAAGTGCAGAAATATGGATCAATGCATCTAAATTAGAAGAAAAGCAAGGTAACATTAACATGGTTGatgttattataaaaagatGTATAGAAAACTTATctcaaaaaaatgtagtACATGAAAGAGATAAATGGATCAAATTTGCTGAAGAATGTGAACAGTCCGATTTTTTACATACATGTCAaagtattattaaaaatactatGAATATTGGtgttgaaaatttaaataaaaaaagaatctACAAACAAGATGCacaaaattgtataaataataaatcattaCATACAGCTagatgtatatataatgaagctttaaaaatttttaaaacaaaaaaatctTTATGGTTAGATTTAGCTAATTTAGAATTGACACATGGTAATCAAGAAAATGTAGATGATGTTTTACAACGAGCTGTTAAAAATTGTCCACATTCTAGTGTCCTATGGTTAATGTATGCAAAACAAAAATGGCTAAATAACGAAATAGATGCAGCTCGAAAAATATTAGCAGAATCATTTATGCACAACCAAAATACAGAAGTAATATCATTAGCAGCTGTCAAATTAGAAagagaaaataatgaatttgAAAGAGCTAGAgttcttttaaaaaaatcaagaGTTCAATGTAATACTCCAAAAATATGGATGCAATCTGTACAATTAGAAAGACTATTAGGAAATTACGATGATGCAAAAGAGCTAGTTCATGAAGctttaaaaattcataaaaaatttgataaaCTATATATGATAGCAGGACAAATAGAATTGGAAATGgtaaatttaaaagaaaataatgttgaacaagatgaagaagaaaatcTTACTAGTGCATATGATAAAGCAcaacaaatatatcaaCAAGGTTTAAAGTTTTGTCCAGATTCTATTAATTTATGGTTATGTGCTATCGATTTacaaattacaaaaaaaagctaTACATCTGCTAGAGCATTAGTAGAAAaagcaaaaataaaaataaaaaatatacactCATTAagtataaatacaaaagtgttaaaaaataaagaaatcaTTGAAAGTAATGaacaatatatacatgatgaagaaataaCAAGTAATTTAAATCATTCGAAAAATGGTGatagtaataatgataatatatcaagtagtaaaaatgaattagaaaataaaaatattaatgcaTCTGTAAAAGTTattgaaaattatgatcTACTTTGGTTAAAACTTATTGAAAttgaattattatgtaataataaaaatataaatcctATTATTTCAGAAGCTTTAAAGGAATGTCCAACTTCTGGTATATTATGGTCAAAGGCTATAgaattagaaaataaaaatttacaaaacaGTAAATCTGTTACTGCTTTTAATAATTGTGGAAATAATTCTTATGTTATTTTAATTGTtgctattatattttggaataattataaaatagttaAAGCAAGGAAATGGTTTCATAGAGCAATCACATTAAACCCTTCTTTTGGTGATGGCTGGGCTACATTCTTAGCCTTCGAAATCGATCAAGAAAATGAGATTAATCAAAAGGACATAATCAACAAGTGCATAAAGGCGGAGCCCAACCGAG GCTACATGTGGAACAAAATCACAAAGCGGAGAGAAAACTGGAGGCTGAACTACCCACAAAAAATGTACAAATTCATTAAGGAACGATTCCCTCAAGTTTTAAACAAACCAATTTCTGAAAAcatattgaaaattatcAGTGACGAAAATGTTGTTTTGCCAACTTCACAAACAGATGAAAATGCAGAACAAACTCAAAAgtcaaatgaaaatgatgaggATTCCACATTAGAtaacacaaaaaataataaaagaaaagaagCAAGCTCAAAAAGTGCCGAAAcagcaaaaaaaagtagaaaaaaaaagtaa
- a CDS encoding asparagine-rich antigen, putative, whose amino-acid sequence MSAAVESKMEIQGENDNQCNNEKNNDLNKENAQNEVNINENDTNVNPDDEQNKANTNNDNDDSEKKEKEENKSSNRWADMCEDFDSPLVDTYNDDNAMKNKTVDNNYSNGDVNNPKQNYFVPSKNDMNNYSNIYEIYVRNLHLDITKEEIYTMFEGYRIKRINILNKKGKTAAAYIEFDNAEDMNRSLELNGKMLYSGNNTFEHGTISVIINKDKTKAFNLNQKQNKFKKTVNRNNNFGNVRQGNNAMNNYNNNNANNSGNNNMNGNNMFSGNNNSYFNDNNNNMRMGMKGGNDNMNSSFNYNNMKGNYMNNQQGMNNMNANQSNNNMHNQGDNKNSNSHFAFKNMNYQNNNSGNNNSNKNANADNTTGEQAPATSEQRKKLVLKKRTVPLDQNSYVANPNIFGEAKPVDTNPDKIINESISKDKDNNSGEENNSSEQKLENQEEDESGVKGNNENRKGMTGGNSNKNVFNYKKNNNLNRNSNYNNFNKNNANNTGKNSSGAKKNVFTMNKNNAGNNNNSNMKNLDNAGNGNMSGIGSDGNMKRMNINKGFKNSDGNNMAYNNNSGSGMNNHGYNSNADGEGNTKSGYNKNSNYMNNYDNNNKNAFSTLRNNLKSDKKNEDGMYGGKSKDLNIIKKDDKANIKNIIMKNIKREDGHNRSNSNVRNNSAIGGGYKNNNSSYNNDDSQNMRGGKNYGKFGSDNEGINKDNHNIRKGNENNSKKNEEPFENMNRNIKGSGDGDNYNKNSNSYNYNIENLYDSSLKYVKNSNNSSKAKKITSIKTVKVIATEKKNDEENNRHLDSKDKNKDDINNDGGDGASYNNNNESNSNKYYDHDSKKIDNNYDDSHRSNNDNYTYESDSSENGKDITSKNLKSTLLQNKTKKKMKKKMNNDNEENNNIGDENNPHSNNTQRTGKSQKIDILVKPNLKKGENIWEARTNLLEEHKENSNALSNDKDSSSNSRKSRSHSNKVSRTSSKRRDSSARRRDDSRRRSRYSRRYDRRESRRDDRKSDRRDERRHSRRSESRRDGSRRDGSRRDRSRRDDSRRDDRKEDSKKREDRDDSYGHRKHSRNYEKRSSRSNNYERRRSSKYDSLDKKTYDSKGYNSSDDKKKHRDSYDKINYKESYDRAYRNSHDRLSYKDGYEKNGRDSYHRNSNYMEYDKMDNKYFSNNYSSMRHKNYGSNGSKHHNFHSKMSNYSYSNNYKSSSYYKYPSKNGSYYKSPKTQLKTSEKEKSESKSEIQTVPKKAIVSTVKTNNVSIKKNRYECLDDGDESDK is encoded by the exons atgagcGCCGCCGTTGAAAGCAAAATGGAGATACAAGGGGAAAATGATAACCAATGTAataacgaaaaaaataatgatttaaataaagaaaatgctCAAAATGaagttaatataaatgaaaacgACACAAATGTAAACCCTGAtgatgaacaaaataaagccaatacaaataatgaCAACGATGATAGtgaaaagaaagaaaaagaggaaaataaaagcaGTAATAGATGGGCTGATATGTGTGAAGATTTTGATTCTCCATTag TTGATACCtataatgatgataatgccatgaaaaataaaacggtggataataattatagcAATGGTGACGTTAATAATCCCAagcaaaattattttgttcctTCGAAAAATg atatgaataattattcaaatatCTACGAAATATACGTTCGAAATCTTCACTTAGATATTACAAAAGAAGAGATCTATACTATGTTTGAAGGATACCGAATAAAGAGAATCAACATTTTGAACAAAAAGGGAAAAACGGCAGCAGCTTATATCGAATTTGATAACGCAGAAGATATGAACAGGTCATTAGAattaaatggaaaaatgCTTTATTCAGGAAATAATACATTTGAACATGGTACAATTTCagttataattaataaggataaaacaaaagcttttaatttaaatcaaaaacaaaataaattcaaaaaaacagtaaatagaaataataattttggtAATGTGAGACAAGGTAATAATGCtatgaataattataataataacaatgcAAACAATAGTggcaataataatatgaacggcaataatatgttttcaggaaataataattcctATTTTAAcgataacaataataatatgagaATGGGAATGAAAGGAGgaaatgataatatgaatTCAAGTTTTAATtacaataatatgaaaggaaattatatgaacaaCCAACAAGGAATGAACAACATGAATGCAAATCAGTCAAATAACAACATGCATAACCAAggtgataataaaaactcGAATTCTCATTTtgcttttaaaaatatgaattatcaaaacaataatagtggtaataataattcaaataaaaatgcaaatgCTGATAATACAACCGGTGAACAAGCACCTGCTACATCAGAAcaacgaaaaaaattagttttaaaaaaaagaacagTACCATTAGATCAAAACAGTTATGTCGCCAATCCAAACATTTTTGGTGAAGCTAAACCCGTTGATACAAACCcagataaaattataaatgaaaGTATTTCAAAAgataaagataataatagtggagaagaaaataatagtagTGAGCAAAAATTGGAAAATCAAGAAGAAGATGAATCAGGAGTGAAAGGAAACAATGAAAATAGAAAAGGAATGACAGGAggaaattcaaataaaaatgtatttaattataaaaaaaataacaatttaaataggaattcaaattataataactttaataaaaataatgcaaataatactggaaaaaatagtagtggagcaaaaaaaaatgtatttacaatgaataaaaataatgcaggtaataacaataatagtaatatgaaaaatttagaTAATGCTGGTAATGGAAATATGAGCGGTATCGGATCCGATGGGAATATGAAACGaatgaatataaacaaagggtttaaaaattcagatggaaataatatggcttacaataataatagtggAAGCGGTATGAATAATCATGGATATAACTCTAATGCTGATGGAGAAGGAAATACAAAATCGggatataacaaaaattcaaattatatgaataattatgataataataataaaaatgcattTTCTACGTTgagaaataatttaaaatccgataaaaaaaatgaagatggAATGTATGGAGGTAAATCAAaagatttaaatattattaaaaaagatgataaagcaaatataaagaatataattatgaaaaatattaagcGTGAAGATGGTCACAATAGAAGTAATTCCAATGTGAGAAATAATTCAGCAATCGGTGGtggatataaaaataataatagttcatataataatgatgatagTCAAAATATGAGAGGGGGCAAAAATTATGGTAAATTTGGGTCAGATAATGaaggaataaataaagataatcATAACATAAGAAAgggaaatgaaaataattctaaaaaaaatgaagaaccatttgaaaatatgaacagaaatataaaaggaTCAGGTGATGgagataattataataaaaactcaaattcttataattataatatcgaaaatttatatgacagttctttaaaatatgtaaaaaattcaaacaaTTCAAGTAAGGCAAAAAAGATTACTTCAATTAAAACAGTTAAAGTTATTGCtactgaaaaaaaaaatgacgaagaaaataatagacACCTTGATtcaaaagataaaaataaagatgatataaataatgatggAGGAGATGGAGCTAGctataataacaataatgaaTCTAAttctaataaatattatgaccATGacagtaaaaaaatagataataattatgatgaCTCACATCGAagtaataatgataattatacatatgaaAGTGATAGTTCTGAAAATGGTAAAGATATTACTAGCAAAAATCTAAAATCAActttattacaaaataaaacaaaaaaaaaaatgaaaaaaaaaatgaacaatgataatgaagaaaataataatataggtgatgaaaataatccACATAGTAATAATACACAAAGAACTGGAAAAAGTCAAAAAATCGATATTTTAGTTAAACctaatttgaaaaaaggTGAAAATATATGGGAAGCAAGAACAAATTTATTAGAAGAACATAAAGAAAATAGTAATGCCTTATCAAATGATAAAGATTCTTCTTCTAATTCTCGAAAAAGTCGTTCCCATTCCAACAAGGTTAGCAGAACAAGTAGCAAAAGAAGAGACTCAAGTGCTCGAAGAAGAGATGACAGCAGACGAAGAAGTAGATATAGCAGACGGTATGATAGACGAGAAAGTAGAAGGGATGATAGAAAATCAGATAGACGCGATGAAAGAAGACATAGTAGAAGAAGTGAAAGTAGAAGAGATGGTAGTAGGAGAGATGGAAGTCGTAGGGATAGAAGTCGAAGAGATGATAGTAGAAGAGATGATAGAAAAGAAgatagtaaaaaaagagaagaTAGAGATGACTCATATGGTCATAGAAAACATAGTagaaattatgaaaaaagaaGTAGCAGaagtaataattatgaaagAAGAAGAAGTAGTAAATATGACTCAttagataaaaaaactTATGATAGTAAAGGATATAATTCTTctgatgataaaaaaaaacatagaGATTCctatgataaaataaattataaagaatCCTATGATAGAGCATATAGAAATTCACATGATAGATTAAGTTATAAAGATGgctatgaaaaaaatggaagaGATAGTTACCATAGAAATAGTAATTATATGGAATACGACAAAAtggataataaatatttttcaaataattatagttCCATGagacataaaaattatggtAGTAACGGAAGTAAAcatcataattttcattcaAAGATGAGTAATTATAgttattcaaataattataaatcatCAAGTTATTATAAGTATCCATCAAAAAATGGGtcatattataaaagtCCAAAAACACAATTAAAAACAagtgaaaaagaaaaatcaGAATCTAAATCAGAAATACAAACAGTTCCTAAAAAAGCCATCGTTTCAACTGtcaaaacaaataatgtttcaatcaaaaaaaatcgatATGAATGTTTAGATGATGGTGATGAAAgtgataaataa